The DNA window tagtccactaaaaataattagaatggTAACCAAATTATGTAGCTCTGTCATATTagccgcatcaatccaaattttccaacaactacccaaagactcgggcatcaccAAATAAATCTCAATGATATTCCAAAAAAAACTTCATATAATAGCCACCCCGATAATGCAAAAGTAAATGAGTTgtcaattttgacatttttagtaTAATGTTATGCTttacattttattcaatttttctttGTTATCTTTAGTATTATCCAcatttatgtgatttttttttgacatttaTGACAACAATACAATGTTAGgagcaaaatttaaattactgACAATAATATACCAGCACAATATCTCAAAACGTTTTTAGAGTTATagaaaaaagtcaaaaaaaaatatccacaaaattatgaaaatcGTTAATAAGGTAGGAAATATTTTTGtgagaataaatatattcattttgtaatttttagaCACACGGTTTAAAAGCTATATTTCTGCAAAGTTGTGGAAATATGATTTATAGGTCTTTattcgtaaaaaaaaattaaaacaatgaaaagaagaaagtacacaaaataaatattcattacaAAATAAACAAACGAATCAGACTTTAAAGTAAATGGATCAGTGTCGTGGGCCTCTGTCGCGAGAATACTTCGTACAGGCTCTCGTTGGTGGAGAAATCTCGGTCGAAGGCCTACCTCCACGGTCGACCTCGATCGAAAGGTCCTAGCCAAAAACGCTAAGAACACAAAAAACATAAGTTTGTCCTAAATCGAAATTTAATTGCATAGAAACATTCCTTAACATGAATCTAACATCAAACATGCATCCATaacatcaaaaaaaaaatcaaaatatttgtcGAAAATCAATCATGTTCttcacataaaattataaaaaaaaataaagtaaataaataccTTTGTTTAGGGGATTGAAAATACCTCATTTTTACCACATACAACATATTGATTAATTTTGAGTCATTGTCTTCAAACAAGGACCAAAAACAATAGTCAATCAAAATAactcttatttgaatttgaCCATTATTTAATATGATTGAATTGAACCAATCTATAAGAAcggaaatttaaataatcaccCACACAAATAGATATTCAATCAATTTCAATAAATTGAATCTAGAATAATGCAATaatcctaaaatattaataagatgaCTTTATTAAATTGGACTTACAAaagatgaattaaaaaaataaaagattcatTACCATGCTTATGGATATCATTGTGAATAAATATACCAAATTTCAAAGTAAGACACTTATGTTTTATGTTTGAATACCAATAAGACAACCTTGGTGATTTTGCTTAGAAAATTCAAAAGAGTACTAGGGGGTTTGAAAAGGTGTGTGAATGTGTTTAAAGATGTGGAAAGATGTGTCAAAAGTGTTTCTTTTTAGAGGCTCCTAAATTGTATTTATAGgcatgaatatttgaattttacatGTTTTTCGATTACATTATTTTTTCGGGGGTAAATTTGGAACTcccaatcaaaatttattatcgTTTCAAATTTGTCCAAAAAATAGCTACAGTAGAACTTCGATAAATGAATGTTCGATAAATGAATAATCTCGtctaatgaataaaaatttcgGTCTCAACTTAGTCCTATGGGCTTAACAAATAACATTGTTTAATGCATTAAcgaataaatacaaataaaggCTTTATAGGCCtatgtaaatataaatgaataatcactatatttcaaataatatatttttatttatataatatatcatgaATACATTTCATCCCAGACTAATTTTTAAACACATTAATAAGTCATATTTTTTGGAGATAGTACAATAGTCTCACTACATACATGATATTGTGCACTAACTATCATGTGCACATTATAATAGTCTCAActagggacgaatctatgtaggggctcgggtgggctgaagACCACcctgaaaaaagaaaagaaaattacgGTTTAGATGTGACATTAcccctaattttttaaaaaatttcaatagaattcactattttatttatttaattattaaaaaaattataaaacttacttttatttacccgttttatccaaaaaaaaaatcgtttttaCTTTAGCCCACCCTAAAAAAATTTTAAGCCCACCCCACTaaggatggcaatggggcggttcggggcggggaatgcatttaccatccctGCACCGTTTTTGTTTcgggaatttttttaataccatcctcGCTCCGTTCGGTTTTATTCGGTTTCGGGAAAtccccgcggggcaccgttaataaaatatttttaaaaaattaataaaattgtaaaataaaattatataaatggatttttttaatataatatatattaaaatatattgaaagtttatatttttataaagaaataaacttaaaattcttataaaatatagtgaagaaataaatataatagtgatttaatatatttaattatatttatagtgttcggaGCAAAAACGGGGTGAGATCAGGGCGggagacacaaatatcatcccaaCCCCAtcccgttcggtttcgggggaAACCGTCCCAAATGGGACAATTCGATTCGATTTTTACgaggcggtttcaaattgtcatccctaCACCCCACCACCGAATTCTGGGTCCGTCCCTGGTCTCAACTCTAACTATCATATCATGCATCTAGAATTCTACAAATATGAATGTAATTAAAGTTTGCATAAAAGTTATAACTATCATGAATTCTAGGTacattaacttaatatatatatatatatatatatatatatatatatatatatatatatatatatatatatatatatatatatataaaatgatataattaaataaaaaaatatgtaaaaatatcatctaaataaattattatttatttatcgataaataaatattatattcatttattgagattctaatatatttgtttcaTAGAAAAACAATAAGAATGGCATGTATTGACTTACTAATTATCTCCCATTGACTAATTCCTCCtctctttcattatttttttttttcatttttttcttccctataaaacaaataaattcatttcaaaatcatttgtatataacaatcacttatttcatatatttgatttttattattaaaaaattatttttgaaatcaaattgacactaatttaaatctaacatattatttatctaataaatataaatacatccTACTAAGttctattattcaaatttaacttgttatatatcttattatttatttaaggtctgaagttaattatttttatattgcaGTCGCCTTGACGatgtctttaaaataattatttaattaataattctgcAATAAGCCCgtgtataaattttatataataattaataagttctgtatttatcaaaaatatataaactatataattagtGAGTAAAAAACTTAGTGTTTACAACATTTtacttaaaacaatttcatcgTCTTTCTCTTATACTCAAGTTTATCGTATATGATTGTCTCATATGGTATAATGAATATAGTATTGCTtcaacattataaatattacaaaaaaaattacatgaacTATCactcatattaaattaaaattgtgtaAAGGCACACTTAAAATATCAAAGAAATGAGATATTAATAGAAATATAACTATCAAAGCTACGAGACTCTAAAGtagtttttatttcatttatattcttattatgaAAAAACTGTTTCTTCGTGTTTTTGATGTGTTTGTCTgagatttcatttttatttcattattgtaGAAGactattacatttttttttatcttttataatttatataaagttactgtaaattgtatttttgaaaaacaaaagaaatttttatctctttataatttatatagagttactgtaaattgtatttttgaaaaacaaaagaattttttatctctttataatttatataaaattatgtaaatcctaatttggaaaaaaaaaatatatatatatatatataattatgtaaatcctaatttgaaaaaaaaataaaaataaatgtccTTTCAAaggattaaattattttattatgatgtaatttatttatttttaaaaagaaaatgtataattaatgcCTAAACACTCTTGGATCAGATCAGATctgtattttctttttcttgttcatacaattaataatttaaacataaggAAGGTTTAGAAGTCTTATATAACCCACCACCAATGACTCTTAAAGAATGAATCATCCTTGAATGCATTTCTCATTTATGAGAAAATGATGAATATTGTTGCAATGATCTTTGCATTTGGGACAATAGTCGTAGCCCATTTGTTACCCTATGGATTTACATATGCCACTACGACATTCATgaacttttcaaaacccaaaggAACACTTAAAACCATCAAGGTCATCATcctcattattttcttttcaatttcaacattaaggttataaaataaaatcttttataatCTATATGCAGAGTGACAACGGAGATGTTATCGATTGCATTGATATCTACAAACAAATCGCTTTCGATAATCCATTGATTAAGAGTTTGCAACTCAATCTATACTTGGACAAGCAGGTACATTATACCACACAAGTCCATTTGGAAATATTTCCTAAATTCTTGGTTTATAAaagctaattaattaatctgtaTAGATGAAAATAGATAACTCTCTCCCCGAGAATAAACTTGTCCAGGGCTGGCATAGAAATGGCAAATGCCCATTTCAAACAGTCCCTATTCTAAGAACCCTTAAGAATCAATTTAAGTCGTTTCAGCCATTTCCAGCCATCAAATATGCTGACTTTAAGAAGCATGAGGTATGATTATATTACCTTTTCAATTAACTTTttcctaaaataatttaatgttacaaattaaaaatgttagcaTGCAGCGGTATGGAATAAGAAAGGAGAATACTATGGAACTTCTGCAAAATTCAGTGTTTCGAATCCTCGAACTGAGAAAAATGATTTTAGCTTATCGCAACTTTGGCTTGCATCTGGGCTTAACACATTGAAATTAAACTCCATTGAAGCCGGTTGGACAGTAAGTACAAAACTCGATTATACATTTGATGTAAAAACTATTTAGATATATAagtagtttaattaatttattattgatttaatttctTAGGTCTATCCTAAAATTTTAGGAGACAATCAAACAAGGTTTTTCATATATTGGACAGTGAGTTCTCCTCCAGCATAATGGgtgtttttttaagattattattgCAACATTATTCAATGTgtaaatttgtttataagtaACCTAGTTAATGGGGACAATGCAGAGAGATTCCTATGGCAAAACAGGATGTTATAACCTAAGATGCCCTGGCTTCGTGCAAACAAGCCAAACTTTTGCCCTCGGCTCTCCCCTAGAATTACCGATTTCCACACATGACAAGAAATCGAGCGACATACAAATTTCTATCTATAaggtttgaaattgaaatgtcTATAATCTCATATTGTATTCCTTTAAGTGTAGGTCTTGTTCGATCTGGATTATTCGGATAACTAGCCCCTACATAGATCTGCCCATGTTTGAACTACGAGCcgtaaatgtatttttttaacaaaatttgatGTGTCAGGACAAGAAAACAGGACACTGGTTGCTCGAATTGGACAATGAATTGATAGGATATTGGCCATCTAACCTTTTCAACAGTTTAGATGCGAATGCCAGTAGAGTTACATGGGGCGGAGAAGTTTATAGCTCAAACAATTTAAGTAGCCACACGACTACTGAGATGGGCACCGGCCACTTTCCCAGAGAAGGTTACTCAAGAGCTAGTTATGTCCGTAATCTTCTAGTCATGAAAAAGCCAAACACATGGAGTAGTCCTGAGTGGTCTCTTGAAAAATTAGTGACAAAGCCTCAATGCTATAACCTGAGCATTCCAAActttttcaaaaggaaaatggGTTGGGGGGTTCATTTTTATTATGGAGGTCCTGGATTTTCTAAAAATTGTccatgattttatatataataaacttttggTTGGAATTTGGATTATATAGACTACTccattatatgaatagaaatgaggatataagaataaattgaatgagtgagtttcaaaaataaaatcaatgtaGTGTGTTTGTCCCAAATTGGAAAGATAGTAAAATGTACCTAATATGTTTATCATaaatctataaatcatatataataagattttgCTAACTGCTCATTATTTCAAATGggtattaatttatttgcaaGTACATTTAATTGGCATACAAATAAGaggatatataaattaatttttttaattgaattagtCAATTAAACTggtattaatattaatatgcaaattataaattttcaatcaaatacaattataataaagGCATACCAATTGAAACcatttaaatacatttaatgaaaaatgcAATTGATTATATtgactaatttattttgatataaattctTAGTTGTTAATAAGGCAATAATATTTAGAGAACTATATTATCTCTTCCTTTAATCATTTAATATTGAATCACTACTCAAGTAGTTGTTGTACAATAAGAGATAACTatttttgataaactttaacACGTACAATATAAACACaatgaaactattttaatgaaaatgtatTTAACACATCTCGAATCAACCTCTTATTCGATGATTTCGTTTATCTGTATATTatacttcatttattttttttaacatcatattcttatattcttttttttaatttcaagacaagatactttaacacttttatttaaattcctAAAAACAACTAAAGTTAAGTGTATTTCTTAAACAACCTCAACTTTTTTAAGCAAAATATAGAAGATAAAAAATAAGcaaagaaaaatgaatataatgtgCCTAATTTGTTTCAACAAATCATTAAATCaactattaaaatatcattttaggttatttttttaggaaattAGCACGATCATCGCCTCACAACCTTACTCTTAACTCATGTAACTTGAGTTCCAAATAAGTTCTATTGATATATCATATTCAAAAAGATATAAGAATACAAACTCAATAACAAAGTTTAACAATTCAAAATGtttcaaataatcaattttGTATACACTCGATTTCTACCCCCGAATATACTATATTAAACTATTTTGGGTTAGTATATTCATGATTACTAAGCCAGAATccatataaaacaattaattcaaTAACGAATCAGCTTAGCCGTTTCTCGAATTAATTAAATCacaaatatttagttaaattgtcaaaaatacataaaataaattaaatgtggCCAATAGCTTTAGCTCATAGAGCATTTTGGTACTAATATTGTGTTTTACatgaaaataaatgataaaaaaaaaaaaattcttttccTGGGTCCGGGTCCCTGAAAACTGCCATGGGGGCAGCGCGTGGAGGTTTTCGTCGGACCGGAGCTAGCAGTCGCCAACAAGAGCATCGGAGGCCGGCAATATGCTGAACTGGGTGAACCAGGCGAGTCAACCCGGGCTCGGCCGAGTCATTCCCCAAATCAATTTGGGCGGGAATAGATTAGTCCATAACTAACCTAGAGTTACTTAACATCAGGCACAAGTAACGTAATCAGTTAATTCATAGTGTTAAGGTTAGCTATTTAAGTACAGTTTTTGCCTAAAGTCATAACTAAATGAACTTAGAGTTATAACTTAAGAGAAAGATTAGAGACCCAACAATTTACTAGCTATTTGAGACTGCAGATCCAACAATTTAAAACATGAAGGTAATAACAACATTATATATTACACAGCAATTTAACAAACTAAAATAGGCCTCCATCAGCTTCCACCACCACCATCATCATCTTACAAGGCAACCAACCAATGGGAATTACAATTTAGAAGTAAAATAAGCCTTTAAccacttctatatatatatatatttgattcattACAATAATGTTTAATTCATTACAATCAAACAATGGTTCCAATATGGGTGTGAGCATAGCCGGTCTTCTTCTTAATGGGATAAGAAGCTTGCATCGCTATTCCACATTTCCCCGATCTCATACCATGACCAGCAGTGTTTCGCTCCATCCTGATATATCCCTTCTCACCCCAATCCTCTCCCCACGAGTTCCTCACGATCCAATAATCAACTCCATTCTCAGTTCCATACCCAACCGCCGCCACTCCATGGTCCAGCGATGTTCCGCAATTGCCAGTGAATGTACCCTGCCATACCCCAAAAGTTATTAGAcgaattagaattctaattttataagaGAATTGGAGTGGAATTTTAGTTACGATTCAATTCTTATATCTATGAATATCCCCTCTTAAATCCTATGATGCCTTAGCCCAAATACAAAGTAGAAAACAAATTGAGCAAGGAAAGAAAGtaaacaaattttcttttttaaaaaccaAGGTTTAGTCCCTTGAAGAAACTAATATCACCACCGTATCTACAGACTTCTTGGTAGGAACCGAACCTGAGACAGCTCTCGATATCCTGTTAAGCAAGACTATTTTGAATTGGGGAAATCATGAAATTACAATTCCATTGGCATTGGAATTTCCCATGATCAAGTtatcaaacaaacaataaatttGGAATT is part of the Impatiens glandulifera chromosome 1, dImpGla2.1, whole genome shotgun sequence genome and encodes:
- the LOC124936701 gene encoding uncharacterized protein LOC124936701 yields the protein MMNIVAMIFAFGTIVVAHLLPYGFTYATTTFMNFSKPKGTLKTIKSDNGDVIDCIDIYKQIAFDNPLIKSLQLNLYLDKQMKIDNSLPENKLVQGWHRNGKCPFQTVPILRTLKNQFKSFQPFPAIKYADFKKHEHAAVWNKKGEYYGTSAKFSVSNPRTEKNDFSLSQLWLASGLNTLKLNSIEAGWTRDSYGKTGCYNLRCPGFVQTSQTFALGSPLELPISTHDKKSSDIQISIYKDKKTGHWLLELDNELIGYWPSNLFNSLDANASRVTWGGEVYSSNNLSSHTTTEMGTGHFPREGYSRASYVRNLLVMKKPNTWSSPEWSLEKLVTKPQCYNLSIPNFFKRKMGWGVHFYYGGPGFSKNCP